A genomic stretch from Telopea speciosissima isolate NSW1024214 ecotype Mountain lineage chromosome 7, Tspe_v1, whole genome shotgun sequence includes:
- the LOC122668185 gene encoding WAT1-related protein At1g25270-like yields MVMILGQTIFAGLNVFYKLATKDGMNLRILVAYRCIFATIFLVPLAFFVERNKRPKLTWMVTFQAFLCGLFGGTMSQNFYLSSLTVTSVTFTAAMTNLIPALTYIMAVTIGLEKLGIRTLAGKAKMVGTIIGIGGAMVLTFYKGAEINSWSTNIDLTRGLGSGNASHPQSSNQVLGSLLALGCCLVYALWLIIQAKMNERYPCYFSSTALTCIMGSIQSVIYALCVERKWEEWKLGWNIRLWTVTYAGIFATGVMFTMIAWGVRVRGPVFVAVFNPLVLVLVAIMSSLLLNEKLHLGSVVGGIVIVMGLYVVLWGKGKEMKKLSQLMPSKSNREAEQMEVVEVVVSSTTNPSSSPATNVATHNNPTVDFSNDAPHNLDIASQVVSAAAAIAKE; encoded by the exons ATGGTTATGATCCTGGGTCAGACCATCTTTGCGGGGCTCAATGTATTCTATAAGCTAGCAACCAAGGATGGGATGAACCTCCGTATCTTAGTCGCTTACAGATGCATCTTCGCTACCATTTTCTTGGTTCCCCTTGCTTTCTTCGTCGAAAG AAATAAAAGACCAAAGTTGACGTGGATGGTCACCTTCCAAGCATTTCTTTGCGGCTTATTTGG GGGGACGATGTCTCAGAACTTTTACTTGTCAAGCTTGACGGTAACGTCAGTGACATTTACAGCGGCCATGACAAACCTTATTCCAGCCTTAACCTACATCATGGCTGTGACCATCGG gcTAGAGAAGCTGGGTATTCGGACGTTAGCTGGGAAAGCAAAAATGGTGGGGACTATCATAGGCATAGGAGGAGCAATGGTGTTGACCTTCTACAAAGGAGCCGAAATCAACAGTTGGTCAACCAATATTGACCTTACTCGTGGGCTTGGGAGCGGAAACGCTTCACACCCACAGTCTAGTAATCAAGTATTGGGCTCATTACTGGCTCTTGGTTGTTGTTTGGTTTATGCACTCTGGTTGATTATTCAG GCTAAGATGAACGAGAGGTACCCATGCTACTTCTCAAGCACAGCTCTAACGTGTATAATGGGTTCAATACAAAGTGTCATTTACGCTCTATGCGTAGAGAGGAAGTGGGAGGAATGGAAGCTTGGATGGAACATTAGGCTTTGGACAGTGACTTATGCG GGAATATTCGCAACTGGGGTGATGTTTACGATGATAGCATGGGGTGTAAGGGTAAGGGGCCCAGTATTCGTAGCGGTTTTCAACCCTCTTGTGCTTGTGTTGGTGGCAATCATGAGTTCCTTGCTCCTTAACGAGAAGCTACATTTaggaag CGTGGTGGGGGGAATAGTGATAGTGATGGGGTTGTATGTAGTGCTatgggggaaggggaaggagatgaagaagtTGTCTCAGCTTATGCCGTCCAAAAGCAACAGAGAAGCAGAACAAatggaggtggtggaggtggttgTCAGTTCTACCACCAACCCCTCCTCTTCACCCGCTACCAATGTTGCAACCCACAACAATCCTACAGTTGACTTCTCAAATGATGCTCCACATAATTTGGATATAGCTTCCCAGGTTgtatcagcagcagcagcaattgcaaaagaataa